The following proteins come from a genomic window of Rutidosis leptorrhynchoides isolate AG116_Rl617_1_P2 chromosome 10, CSIRO_AGI_Rlap_v1, whole genome shotgun sequence:
- the LOC139872534 gene encoding transport inhibitor response 1-like protein Os04g0395600 isoform X2, whose amino-acid sequence MVHLPEIVVSIIINNLTTNHDRNSASLVNKLWYTVDRYSRHTVYISNCYAISPITAINRFPNLRSLTLKVKHGITYPRIDSDDRVGSFDPWMEILSNSCQLLEQIRLKRMKVSDQNLGSIAIRFQNFKSLILSSCFGFTISGLSAIASNCSKLEQFEVEGCDVTDNTGRWLNSFPENFNSLISLNISCIKGVMNAADLVRLVARCSNLRTLSLSKSVSVNTVTKILIKSPQIVHLGIGSTIHNLGLDVLLPYSLLSLALIKCQLIQSLTFFYPIPTKILHVMYRICPNLVYVNMRFCTVTQGKEQVNFIKKCTNLRHLSVRGCIGDEGVEIVSNSCKHLEEFRVYRETTGNGVTEVGLNAISTGCKKLKFLTYFCSRMTNAALMTFANKLPNATCFKLIMSTPNEPDHTTLQPFDHGYGAIVQSCKELKKLTLSGLLTNNVFIYIGMYGERLQVVTVLNGGESDEGLEYVYNGCKNLRKMEIN is encoded by the exons ATGGTTCATCTACCAGAAATAGTAGTTTCAATAATAATCAATAACCTAACCACAAATCATGATCGCAATTCCGCTTCATTAGTCAACAAATTATGGTACACGGTCGATAGATACAGTCGGCATACTGTATACATATCTAATTGTTACGCTATTTCTCCAATTACAGCCATTAATAGGTTTCCAAATCTCCGATCATTGACTTTAAAAGTCAAACACGGGATTACGTACCCTAGAATAGACTCTGATGATCGGGTCGGGTCGTTTGATCCATGGATGGAAATTTTGTCGAATAGTTGTCAGTTGTTGGAACAGATTCGGTTGAAAAGAATGAAAGTATCTGATCAGAACCTTGGTTCGATTGCCATTCGGTTTCAGAATTTCAAATCGTTGATTTTGAGCTCTTGTTTTGGGTTCACCATTTCTGGTCTTTCTGCTATTGCATCGAATTGCTC GAAACTGGAGCAATTTGAAGTGGAAGGTTGTGATGTTACAGATAATACAGGTCGATGGCTTAATAGTTTCCCAGAGAATTTTAATTCGCTCATTTCATTGAATATTTCATGCATTAAAGGAGTAATGAATGCGGCTGATCTTGTGCGATTAGTTGCTAGATGTTCGAACCTCAGGACTCTTTCGTTAAGTAAATCAGTTTCTGTTAATACGGTTACAAAAATTTTGATTAAATCTCCTCAAATTGTGCACTTGGGTATTGGATCTACAATTCATAACTTAGGCTTGGACGTTCTTCTACCTTATTCTCTGCTATCATTAGCGTTAATCAAATGTCAATTAATCCAAAGCCTCACATTTTTCTACCCAATTCCCACAAAGATACTGCACGTGATGTATCGAATCTGCCCGAATTTGGTGTATGTCAATATGAGGTTTTGTACGGTCACTCAAGGTAAGGAGCAAGTCAATTTCATAAAAAAGTGCACCAATCTACGACACTTATCA GTACGAGGTTGTATCGGAGATGAAGGTGTTGAAATTGTGTCTAATAGTTGCAAACACCTTGAAGAATTTAGGGTATACCGTGAAACAACTGGCAACGGTGTAACAGAAGTTGGTTTAAATGCCATATCTACTGGTTGTAAAAAGCTTAAATTTTTAACATACTTTTGCAGTCGAATGACAAATGCAGCCCTAATGACTTTCGCCAATAAGTTGCCGAATGCTACTTGCTTTAAGCTAATCATGTCAACACCAAACGAGCCAGATCACACAACGCTACAACCATTTGATCACGGTTATGGTGCTATTGTCCAATCATGCAAAGAACTCAAGAAGTTGACTCTATCAGGACTTTTGACGAACAATGTTTTTATCTATATTGGAATGTATGGCGAAAGATTGCAGGTGGTTACTGTATTGAATGGAGGTGAAAGTGATGAGGGATTGGAGTATGTGTATAATGGGTGCAAGAATTTAAGGAAAATGGAGATTA ATTAG
- the LOC139872534 gene encoding transport inhibitor response 1-like protein Os04g0395600 isoform X1 — translation MVHLPEIVVSIIINNLTTNHDRNSASLVNKLWYTVDRYSRHTVYISNCYAISPITAINRFPNLRSLTLKVKHGITYPRIDSDDRVGSFDPWMEILSNSCQLLEQIRLKRMKVSDQNLGSIAIRFQNFKSLILSSCFGFTISGLSAIASNCSKLEQFEVEGCDVTDNTGRWLNSFPENFNSLISLNISCIKGVMNAADLVRLVARCSNLRTLSLSKSVSVNTVTKILIKSPQIVHLGIGSTIHNLGLDVLLPYSLLSLALIKCQLIQSLTFFYPIPTKILHVMYRICPNLVYVNMRFCTVTQGKEQVNFIKKCTNLRHLSVRGCIGDEGVEIVSNSCKHLEEFRVYRETTGNGVTEVGLNAISTGCKKLKFLTYFCSRMTNAALMTFANKLPNATCFKLIMSTPNEPDHTTLQPFDHGYGAIVQSCKELKKLTLSGLLTNNVFIYIGMYGERLQVVTVLNGGESDEGLEYVYNGCKNLRKMEISKYSNLHDELLSNIIYEY, via the exons ATGGTTCATCTACCAGAAATAGTAGTTTCAATAATAATCAATAACCTAACCACAAATCATGATCGCAATTCCGCTTCATTAGTCAACAAATTATGGTACACGGTCGATAGATACAGTCGGCATACTGTATACATATCTAATTGTTACGCTATTTCTCCAATTACAGCCATTAATAGGTTTCCAAATCTCCGATCATTGACTTTAAAAGTCAAACACGGGATTACGTACCCTAGAATAGACTCTGATGATCGGGTCGGGTCGTTTGATCCATGGATGGAAATTTTGTCGAATAGTTGTCAGTTGTTGGAACAGATTCGGTTGAAAAGAATGAAAGTATCTGATCAGAACCTTGGTTCGATTGCCATTCGGTTTCAGAATTTCAAATCGTTGATTTTGAGCTCTTGTTTTGGGTTCACCATTTCTGGTCTTTCTGCTATTGCATCGAATTGCTC GAAACTGGAGCAATTTGAAGTGGAAGGTTGTGATGTTACAGATAATACAGGTCGATGGCTTAATAGTTTCCCAGAGAATTTTAATTCGCTCATTTCATTGAATATTTCATGCATTAAAGGAGTAATGAATGCGGCTGATCTTGTGCGATTAGTTGCTAGATGTTCGAACCTCAGGACTCTTTCGTTAAGTAAATCAGTTTCTGTTAATACGGTTACAAAAATTTTGATTAAATCTCCTCAAATTGTGCACTTGGGTATTGGATCTACAATTCATAACTTAGGCTTGGACGTTCTTCTACCTTATTCTCTGCTATCATTAGCGTTAATCAAATGTCAATTAATCCAAAGCCTCACATTTTTCTACCCAATTCCCACAAAGATACTGCACGTGATGTATCGAATCTGCCCGAATTTGGTGTATGTCAATATGAGGTTTTGTACGGTCACTCAAGGTAAGGAGCAAGTCAATTTCATAAAAAAGTGCACCAATCTACGACACTTATCA GTACGAGGTTGTATCGGAGATGAAGGTGTTGAAATTGTGTCTAATAGTTGCAAACACCTTGAAGAATTTAGGGTATACCGTGAAACAACTGGCAACGGTGTAACAGAAGTTGGTTTAAATGCCATATCTACTGGTTGTAAAAAGCTTAAATTTTTAACATACTTTTGCAGTCGAATGACAAATGCAGCCCTAATGACTTTCGCCAATAAGTTGCCGAATGCTACTTGCTTTAAGCTAATCATGTCAACACCAAACGAGCCAGATCACACAACGCTACAACCATTTGATCACGGTTATGGTGCTATTGTCCAATCATGCAAAGAACTCAAGAAGTTGACTCTATCAGGACTTTTGACGAACAATGTTTTTATCTATATTGGAATGTATGGCGAAAGATTGCAGGTGGTTACTGTATTGAATGGAGGTGAAAGTGATGAGGGATTGGAGTATGTGTATAATGGGTGCAAGAATTTAAGGAAAATGGAGATTAGTAAGTATTCTAATCTCCATGATGAACTTTTATCTAATATTATTTATGAGTATTAA